A region from the Vicia villosa cultivar HV-30 ecotype Madison, WI linkage group LG3, Vvil1.0, whole genome shotgun sequence genome encodes:
- the LOC131658846 gene encoding small ubiquitin-related modifier 1-like: protein METDPTSQNNHVEFTLQTMIGDTFLYRMSRTTQLIKLMNHLSDLHATDPVSFIFSYEGERLYGEETPNKLHMEDGDIIHLVQCIGPPAVDLKIKDQVSSFLKFLGFRSYYWFMLII, encoded by the exons ATGGAAACGGACCCAACCTCGCAAAACAACCACGTCGAATTCACACTCCAAACCATG ATTGGGGATACATTTTTGTACAGAATGAGCAGAACCACTCAACTGATAAAGCTCATGAATCATTTAAGTGATCTTCACGCTACGGATCCTGTATCATTTATATTCAGCTATGAAGGGGAGCGGCTATACGGAGAGGAGACTCCTAATAAG CTGCACATGGAGGATGGGGATATAATACATCTCGTGCAATGTATAGGCCCCCCAGCCGTCGACCTTAAGATTAAAGATCAGGTTTCATCTTTCCTTAAGTTTTTAGGGTTTCGGTCATATTATTGGTTCATGTTAATTATATAA